One window of Candidatus Regiella endosymbiont of Tuberolachnus salignus genomic DNA carries:
- the vapC gene encoding type II toxin-antitoxin system tRNA(fMet)-specific endonuclease VapC, with protein MLKYMLDTNICIFTIKNKPQEVRATFDRHHGQLCISTVTLMELIYGAEKSHSAEKNLRVIEGFVARLEVLNYTQKAAADSGQLRAELANNGTPIGSYDQMIAGHARSQGLILVTNNLREFERVPGLRVEDWVINQAKLVFE; from the coding sequence ATGCTGAAATATATGCTCGATACCAATATTTGCATCTTTACTATTAAGAACAAGCCACAGGAAGTACGCGCCACATTTGATCGTCATCATGGCCAACTCTGCATCAGCACCGTGACGTTAATGGAGCTAATTTATGGCGCTGAAAAATCGCATTCTGCTGAGAAAAATTTACGGGTTATTGAAGGATTTGTCGCACGCCTTGAAGTGCTCAATTACACGCAGAAAGCGGCTGCCGATAGTGGTCAGCTTAGGGCTGAACTGGCTAACAATGGCACCCCAATTGGCTCCTATGACCAAATGATCGCCGGTCATGCGCGTTCACAAGGATTAATTTTGGTAACAAACAATTTACGTGAATTTGAGCGTGTACCCGGTCTCCGTGTTGAAGATTGGGTGATTAATCAGGCTAAATTAGTGTTCGAGTAA
- a CDS encoding TraT conjugal transfer protein codes for MLIFSLLRHTWGQAHQKIPDKLHHHAHENSQHQCEYCGYTSKNNRLHFVDHNPLNHHRDNLTVVDPLCEAWQNLGALNADDGVVVYLPEIRPEEVNHLQRAAIFALQSVDPVYREAAKAVINWLAAHKKDVEEFWGTAHPGEFAEALAQAGDEQRAELQRRWRHLALIRNPKKLTGKGIFADNGTEWDTAQWTDLYQGYSNTNLA; via the coding sequence ATGCTGATTTTTTCTCTCTTGCGCCACACTTGGGGTCAGGCGCACCAAAAAATCCCCGATAAACTGCATCACCACGCGCATGAAAACAGTCAACATCAATGCGAGTATTGTGGTTACACGTCAAAAAATAACCGCCTGCATTTTGTTGATCACAATCCGCTTAATCACCACCGTGACAACCTTACGGTGGTTGATCCCTTATGTGAAGCTTGGCAAAACCTGGGCGCACTGAATGCGGACGACGGAGTAGTGGTGTATCTGCCGGAAATAAGACCCGAAGAAGTGAATCACTTGCAGCGTGCGGCGATTTTTGCGCTGCAATCAGTCGATCCGGTTTATCGTGAGGCGGCCAAAGCGGTAATAAACTGGTTGGCCGCCCACAAAAAAGACGTGGAAGAGTTCTGGGGGACTGCGCATCCGGGTGAATTTGCTGAAGCCCTGGCGCAGGCCGGTGACGAACAACGCGCTGAATTACAGCGCCGCTGGCGTCATTTAGCGTTAATACGTAATCCCAAAAAATTAACCGGTAAGGGTATTTTTGCCGATAACGGAACTGAATGGGACACTGCGCAGTGGACGGATTTGTATCAGGGTTACTCGAACACTAATTTAGCCTGA
- the vapB gene encoding type II toxin-antitoxin system VapB family antitoxin yields the protein MEQTSIFKSNRSQAVRLPKAVALPEDVKRVNIVAIGRTRIITPAGESWDSWFDGESVSADFMVSREQPVDQERDTF from the coding sequence ATGGAACAAACCTCAATATTTAAAAGCAATCGCAGCCAGGCTGTTCGCCTACCTAAAGCAGTCGCGCTACCAGAAGACGTTAAACGGGTTAATATTGTGGCGATAGGTCGTACCCGGATCATCACACCGGCAGGAGAGTCCTGGGATAGCTGGTTTGATGGAGAAAGTGTATCCGCTGACTTTATGGTGAGTCGTGAGCAACCGGTAGACCAGGAACGGGACACATTTTGA
- a CDS encoding DUF6750 family protein: protein MRPFHHPILFVCTHLSLAFERVSQKMAQGLLALIGLCSAQAASADEDIAAIVNSITAGITRVKPGLLLAAQVAGIGCVIAGIFLWLRKKNDPHVKGSHIVIFIGIGYILIALDQFISRGQKQAGLRPVSVG from the coding sequence ATGCGCCCCTTTCATCACCCCATCCTCTTTGTTTGCACCCATCTTTCTTTGGCGTTTGAGCGCGTTAGCCAAAAAATGGCACAAGGGCTCCTCGCGCTGATTGGCCTGTGCAGTGCGCAGGCGGCGTCGGCCGATGAAGATATTGCCGCCATAGTCAATAGCATCACGGCGGGCATTACCCGCGTCAAACCCGGACTGCTGTTAGCCGCACAAGTGGCGGGCATCGGTTGTGTGATTGCCGGTATTTTCTTGTGGTTACGCAAGAAAAACGATCCACATGTAAAAGGATCACACATCGTGATATTTATTGGCATCGGCTACATTTTGATAGCCCTCGATCAGTTCATCAGTCGCGGTCAAAAACAGGCGGGTCTGCGGCCGGTCAGTGTGGGTTGA